A portion of the Intestinibacillus sp. Marseille-P6563 genome contains these proteins:
- a CDS encoding P-type ATPase → MKSDRAIHRRVLDYAYMDMDALYQDFHISEQGYSDEEIEESRIKYGKNVLSGRASDTVLYRLRRAFINPFTIILFVLAAISFLTDVVLASNFSRNITTAAIILCMLLISGIVRFIQELRAKRVADHLTKMVSSTVMVRRNGKWTKISSTELVVGDQVRLLAGDRVPADIRLTAAKDLFISQSVLTGESGILEKNARSLFRGQAHSYSDYKNLMFMGSLVTGGMGEGIVLAVWVRASYWRLVKIPFMADFRQRNLT, encoded by the coding sequence ATGAAAAGTGACCGTGCGATTCATCGGCGTGTGCTTGACTATGCCTATATGGATATGGATGCGCTGTATCAGGACTTTCATATTTCAGAGCAAGGATACAGCGATGAAGAGATCGAAGAAAGTCGTATCAAATACGGAAAGAATGTCTTGTCCGGCAGAGCGTCCGATACGGTACTCTATCGCTTGCGGAGAGCCTTTATCAATCCGTTCACGATCATCCTGTTTGTGCTGGCTGCCATATCCTTTTTAACCGATGTTGTGCTGGCATCCAATTTCAGTCGGAATATTACGACTGCGGCCATTATTCTATGTATGCTGCTGATTAGTGGCATTGTGCGATTTATTCAGGAACTCCGCGCAAAACGTGTGGCAGATCATCTGACAAAAATGGTTTCTTCCACTGTGATGGTACGTAGGAATGGGAAATGGACGAAGATTTCCTCCACAGAACTCGTGGTGGGTGACCAAGTGCGTCTTCTGGCCGGAGATCGTGTACCGGCGGACATTCGGTTGACTGCGGCAAAGGATTTGTTTATCTCGCAATCCGTCCTTACGGGTGAGAGTGGGATTTTGGAGAAGAATGCCAGGAGCCTTTTCCGGGGACAGGCGCATTCTTATTCCGATTATAAGAATCTCATGTTTATGGGCTCCTTGGTTACTGGCGGTATGGGTGAGGGCATCGTACTGGCGGTATGGGTGAGGGCATCGTACTGGCGGTTGGTAAAGATACCGTTTATGGCGGATTTTCGACAGCGGAATCTCACCTAA
- the amrA gene encoding AmmeMemoRadiSam system protein A, whose product MPMLGAILPPHPPVLLPEVGHGREREIAATGRAMSMAAEEVARWDPDVLIVASPHTILYGDYFHIAPGRAAAGDMSAFGAPQVRIQVSYDTALRDEIISQAQAVGLEAGTLGQRDPALDHGVLIPLYFLQRAGVHCPIIRMGLSGFSSLDHYRLGQCVAKAVEQLGRRAVFVASGDLSHKLKDDGPYGFASEGPIFDKAVTQAMASADFLQFLALNPSLCERAAECGLRAFQMMAGALDGLAVAPQLLSHEGPFGVGYAVALFPVTGPDSTRCFAIACEQAQRAHLEECRAREDAWVRLARLSLETYVRTGHRLERLPDDLPSELTSPTAGAFVSLHINGRLRGCIGTIVPTQENVAWEIVQNAISAGSRDPRFPTVRADELDTLEYSVDVLGQPEPVDSPAQLDPKQYGVIVSCGQRRGLLLPDLDGVDTVEQQLHIACQKGGISAKDRYQIERFRVVRHL is encoded by the coding sequence ATGCCAATGCTCGGTGCCATACTGCCCCCTCACCCGCCAGTATTACTGCCCGAAGTGGGGCATGGACGAGAACGAGAAATTGCTGCTACCGGCCGCGCAATGTCCATGGCCGCCGAAGAAGTCGCTCGTTGGGACCCAGATGTCCTGATTGTTGCTTCGCCCCATACGATTTTATATGGGGACTATTTTCACATTGCTCCTGGCCGCGCTGCCGCAGGAGACATGTCTGCCTTCGGTGCACCACAGGTACGGATTCAAGTGTCCTATGATACCGCTTTACGCGACGAGATCATATCCCAGGCACAGGCTGTCGGGCTCGAAGCTGGGACGCTCGGCCAGCGAGACCCTGCCCTTGACCATGGTGTCTTGATTCCGCTTTATTTTCTGCAACGAGCTGGGGTCCATTGCCCCATCATACGGATGGGCTTGTCCGGCTTTTCCTCTTTGGACCATTACCGGCTAGGACAGTGCGTAGCCAAAGCGGTCGAACAATTGGGCCGCCGTGCCGTGTTCGTGGCCAGCGGCGACCTCTCCCACAAGCTCAAAGACGACGGCCCCTATGGTTTTGCATCCGAAGGCCCGATATTCGACAAAGCCGTTACACAAGCAATGGCCTCTGCGGATTTTTTACAGTTTCTCGCCCTGAATCCATCCCTTTGTGAGCGGGCGGCCGAGTGTGGTCTGCGTGCCTTTCAGATGATGGCAGGCGCTTTGGATGGACTTGCCGTAGCTCCCCAGCTTCTCAGCCATGAAGGACCTTTTGGCGTGGGATATGCGGTAGCATTGTTCCCAGTCACAGGCCCGGATTCCACCCGCTGCTTTGCAATTGCCTGCGAGCAGGCGCAGCGCGCCCATCTGGAGGAATGCCGTGCCAGAGAGGATGCCTGGGTACGGCTGGCACGGCTCTCGCTGGAGACCTATGTGCGCACCGGCCATCGCTTGGAACGTTTGCCCGATGACCTGCCCTCCGAACTGACCAGCCCCACTGCCGGAGCCTTTGTTTCGCTGCATATCAACGGGCGGCTACGAGGCTGCATCGGCACCATTGTCCCCACGCAGGAAAACGTCGCTTGGGAGATCGTACAAAATGCCATATCTGCTGGTTCCCGTGACCCACGATTCCCTACCGTACGTGCCGACGAACTGGATACCCTGGAATATAGCGTGGATGTGCTAGGGCAGCCTGAGCCTGTGGACTCCCCTGCCCAGCTGGACCCCAAGCAATACGGCGTAATCGTCAGCTGTGGCCAGCGGCGTGGTCTGCTGCTTCCCGATCTGGACGGCGTGGACACCGTCGAGCAGCAACTGCATATCGCCTGTCAAAAAGGCGGCATCTCCGCAAAAGATCGGTATCAAATCGAACGTTTTCGGGTGGTGCGGCATTTATGA
- the amrS gene encoding AmmeMemoRadiSam system radical SAM enzyme translates to MSIRCDLCFHHCKLHEGQTGLCRARANRHGQIVSLNYGKLTALALDPIEKKPLRQFHPGSMILSVGSFGCNLHCPFCQNAAIATAGPESRTQDCSPEALVREAVRLQDRGNIGIAYTYNEPLVGYEYVRDCAALVHEAGMLNVLVTNGTIEDAPWRALLPQIDAVNIDLKGFQESWYHTLGGDLETVKRSIRLAAQSCHVEVTTLIVPDENDSEDEMRALSSWLASVSPDIPLHVSRFFPRHCMTDRLPTPVETVYRLADVAREKLHTVYTGNC, encoded by the coding sequence ATGAGTATTCGATGCGACCTGTGCTTTCATCACTGTAAGCTACACGAAGGACAGACCGGCTTGTGCCGAGCCCGTGCCAATCGTCATGGACAAATAGTCTCTCTCAATTATGGTAAACTGACTGCGCTTGCTCTGGACCCTATTGAGAAAAAGCCGCTGCGCCAATTCCATCCTGGCAGCATGATTTTATCGGTGGGCAGCTTTGGCTGCAACCTTCATTGTCCCTTTTGCCAGAACGCGGCCATCGCTACTGCCGGACCGGAAAGCCGCACCCAGGATTGTTCCCCGGAAGCACTGGTGCGGGAAGCTGTCCGCTTACAGGACCGCGGCAATATTGGCATCGCCTACACATACAATGAGCCTTTGGTTGGCTATGAATATGTAAGGGACTGTGCCGCTCTTGTACACGAAGCCGGTATGCTCAATGTGCTTGTGACCAATGGCACCATAGAGGATGCCCCCTGGCGTGCTTTGCTGCCGCAAATCGACGCAGTCAACATTGACCTGAAAGGCTTTCAGGAAAGCTGGTATCATACCTTGGGCGGTGACTTGGAAACGGTAAAGCGTTCGATTCGTCTGGCGGCACAAAGCTGCCACGTGGAAGTGACTACCTTAATCGTACCGGACGAAAATGACAGCGAAGACGAAATGCGCGCTTTATCCTCTTGGTTGGCTTCGGTCAGCCCAGACATCCCGTTGCACGTTTCCCGCTTCTTTCCCCGCCACTGCATGACCGACCGTCTACCCACCCCGGTAGAAACAGTTTATCGCTTAGCCGATGTGGCACGAGAAAAACTGCATACGGTTTACACGGGAAATTGCTGA
- a CDS encoding TIGR04076 family protein, which produces MKRVKITVLKTTLDTELAAEYGVEGLTTCPMLQAGQVFYADYAKPEGLCDEAWKAIYQYVFALAHGAEKELFYYGDWIRKPGVAICSCNDGLRPVIFKLEATDEISQNKT; this is translated from the coding sequence ATGAAACGAGTCAAAATCACGGTTCTAAAAACCACTCTGGATACCGAGCTGGCCGCGGAATACGGCGTCGAAGGACTCACCACCTGCCCCATGCTTCAAGCGGGACAAGTCTTCTATGCTGACTACGCCAAACCGGAAGGGCTCTGTGATGAGGCCTGGAAGGCCATTTATCAGTACGTATTTGCCCTGGCTCACGGGGCTGAAAAAGAACTGTTTTACTATGGCGACTGGATTCGCAAACCTGGCGTAGCGATTTGCAGCTGCAATGACGGCCTGCGTCCGGTTATTTTTAAATTGGAAGCCACCGATGAGATTTCACAAAACAAAACGTGA
- a CDS encoding flavin reductase family protein has product MRKNFGAKPWTYPQPVFILATYGEDGTPDAMNAAWGGISDDQELSMCISAEHKTTTNILARKAFTVSMATAEQMVACDYVGIESGNAVSNKLEKAGWHTTKSEFVDAPLIDELPMAVECRLVSYDPESCRLVGEIVNVSADTSVLDAEGKIDPDKLQPIIFDPIHNTYRKLGEKVGNAFRDGLSLK; this is encoded by the coding sequence ATGCGTAAAAATTTTGGAGCCAAGCCGTGGACCTATCCTCAGCCGGTCTTTATCCTCGCCACCTACGGAGAGGATGGTACTCCGGATGCCATGAATGCAGCCTGGGGCGGCATCAGTGACGATCAAGAGCTGTCCATGTGCATCAGCGCCGAACACAAGACCACTACCAACATTCTGGCCCGTAAAGCGTTCACGGTCAGCATGGCTACGGCAGAACAAATGGTAGCTTGTGATTATGTTGGCATCGAATCCGGTAATGCGGTGTCCAACAAGCTGGAAAAGGCAGGCTGGCACACCACCAAATCGGAATTTGTAGATGCTCCCCTGATTGACGAACTACCCATGGCAGTAGAATGCCGTCTGGTCAGCTATGATCCGGAAAGCTGCCGTTTGGTGGGTGAGATCGTCAATGTCAGTGCCGACACATCGGTACTGGATGCAGAAGGCAAAATCGACCCCGACAAGCTCCAGCCGATTATCTTTGACCCCATCCACAACACCTATCGCAAGCTGGGTGAAAAGGTGGGCAATGCCTTCCGAGATGGGCTTTCACTCAAATAA